The proteins below are encoded in one region of Apium graveolens cultivar Ventura chromosome 4, ASM990537v1, whole genome shotgun sequence:
- the LOC141720713 gene encoding cleavage stimulating factor 64 isoform X1, with translation MATSQHRCVFVGNIPYDATEEQLIRICEEVGPVVSFRLVIDRETGKPKGYGFCEYKDEETALSARRNLQSYEINGRQLRVDFAENDKNMDKSREQGHGGPGMNTNIGDTQKQVGAQAPRPGSGLHQPIGLPVAIAAANVMAGALGGAQIATKQTQTGLENQPGFGSDPLTMHLSKMSRNQLIDIISELKVLATENKEQARQLLLVTPLLPKAIFQAQLMLGVVTPQMLQMPNIRQASFSSGQSQQSGVQTLPSFPPLVQNNLHSDLMLKSQEGAVPAGLPNPLVQINYTLPSTQPRVQLPISSQSNYQQQGPAPVLPGASTVIPVNSQNVMKMSVRPQIQVAPSPYAKQQAQPYLFQHPSQAAPAKLGNNNQLVLPQGPREPFLQSSSLNVGRNPNYTSAEYDRPPQLHNNSDRDNYQHLPRGLSEKATMIYDDQDTVHRPSKLLKMNDGRSTSVSANVNMSTSVAGPSQVSGMSHPKTEEASTSEKQTSQLPPELESALLQQVLSLTPEQLSSLPPDQQQQVIQLQQMLRLS, from the exons ATGGCTACTTCGCAGCATCGATGTGTATTCG TTGGGAATATACCGTATGATGCTACTGAAGAACAACTTATTCGTATATGTGAGGAGGTTGGTCCTGTTGTTTCATTCAG ATTAGTTATTGATAGAGAAACTGGGAAGCCAAAAGGTTATGGCTTCTGTGAATACAAGGATGAAGAGACAGCTTTAAGTGCCCGCCGAAATCTTCAGAGTTATGAGATCAATGGCAGGCAATTACGAGTTGATTTTGCTGAAAACGATAAGAATATGGATAAAAGCCGAGAGCAG GGTCATGGTGGACCTGGAATGAATACAAATATAGGCG ATACTCAAAAGCAAGTTGGGGCCCAAGCACCGCGGCCAGGTTCTGGTCTCCACCAGCCAATTGGTCTTCCAGTAGCTATTGCTGCTGCAAACGTCATGGCTGGAGCCCTTGGTGGAGCTCAGATTGCAACCAAGCAGACTCAAACCGGATTGGAAAATCAGCCAGGATTTGGTAGTGATCCTTTGACCATGCACCTGTCCAAAATGTCAAGAAACCAGCTAATTGACATCATATCCGAGCTGAAG GTACTAGCTACAGAAAACAAGGAACAAGCACGTCAACTACTACTTGTAACCCCATTGTTGCCTAAAGCAATCTTCCAG GcgcagttgatgctaggagttGTAACCCCACAAATG TTGCAAATGCCAAATATTCGTCAAGCTTCTTTTTCATCTGGACAAAGTCAGCAGTCAGGAGTCCAAACTCTTCCTAGCTTCCCTCCTCTTGTACAGAATAACCTGCATTCTGATTTGATGCTCAAGTCACAAGAAGGTGCAGTCCCTGCTGGACTTCCAAATCCACTGGTTCAAATAAATTATACTCTCCCCTCAACACAGCCTCGAGTTCAGCTTCCAATCTCAAGCCAGAGCAATTATCAGCAACAAGGTCCCGCACCAGTGTTACCTGGAGCATCAACAGTTATACCAGTTAACTCCCAGAATGTAATGAAGATGTCTGTAAGGCCACAGATACAGGTGGCACCTTCCCCTTATGCAAAACAGCAAGCGCAACCTTATTTGTTTCAACATCCAAGCCAGGCTGCGCCTGCAAAATTGGGGAATAATAATCAGTTGGTACTTCCTCAAGGACCCCGTGAGCCATTTTTG CAGTCTAGCTCCTTGAACGTGGGCCGCAATCCAAATTACACAAGTGCAGAATATGATAGACCTCCCCAACTTCACAACAATTCGGATAGGGACAACTATCAGCATTTACCTCGAGGGTTATCGGAAAAGGCGACCATGATCTATGATGATCAAGATACAGTCCACCGTCCTTCAAAACTCTTAAAAATGAATGATGGAAGGTCTACCTCCGTTTCTGCAAATGTCAATATGTCGACTTCTGTAGCTGGGCCATCTCAAGTTTCTGGAATGAGCCATCCTAAAACAGAAGAAGCCTCGACTTCTGAAAAACAAACTTCTCAG CTACCCCCAGAGTTGGAGTCTGCCTTACTGCAACAAGTGTTAAGTCTGACACCAGAGCAGCTAAGTTCTTTGCCACCAGATCAACAGCAACAAGTCATTCAGCTCCAACAGATGCTGCGGCTTAGCTGA
- the LOC141720713 gene encoding cleavage stimulating factor 64 isoform X2 — translation MATSQHRCVFVGNIPYDATEEQLIRICEEVGPVVSFRLVIDRETGKPKGYGFCEYKDEETALSARRNLQSYEINGRQLRVDFAENDKNMDKSREQGHGGPGMNTNIGDTQKQVGAQAPRPGSGLHQPIGLPVAIAAANVMAGALGGAQIATKQTQTGLENQPGFGSDPLTMHLSKMSRNQLIDIISELKVLATENKEQARQLLLVTPLLPKAIFQAQLMLGVVTPQMLQMPNIRQASFSSGQSQQSGVQTLPSFPPLVQNNLHSDLMLKSQEGAVPAGLPNPLVQINYTLPSTQPRVQLPISSQSNYQQQGPAPVLPGASTVIPVNSQNVMKMSVRPQIQVAPSPYAKQQAQPYLFQHPSQAAPAKLGNNNQLVLPQGPREPFLSSSLNVGRNPNYTSAEYDRPPQLHNNSDRDNYQHLPRGLSEKATMIYDDQDTVHRPSKLLKMNDGRSTSVSANVNMSTSVAGPSQVSGMSHPKTEEASTSEKQTSQLPPELESALLQQVLSLTPEQLSSLPPDQQQQVIQLQQMLRLS, via the exons ATGGCTACTTCGCAGCATCGATGTGTATTCG TTGGGAATATACCGTATGATGCTACTGAAGAACAACTTATTCGTATATGTGAGGAGGTTGGTCCTGTTGTTTCATTCAG ATTAGTTATTGATAGAGAAACTGGGAAGCCAAAAGGTTATGGCTTCTGTGAATACAAGGATGAAGAGACAGCTTTAAGTGCCCGCCGAAATCTTCAGAGTTATGAGATCAATGGCAGGCAATTACGAGTTGATTTTGCTGAAAACGATAAGAATATGGATAAAAGCCGAGAGCAG GGTCATGGTGGACCTGGAATGAATACAAATATAGGCG ATACTCAAAAGCAAGTTGGGGCCCAAGCACCGCGGCCAGGTTCTGGTCTCCACCAGCCAATTGGTCTTCCAGTAGCTATTGCTGCTGCAAACGTCATGGCTGGAGCCCTTGGTGGAGCTCAGATTGCAACCAAGCAGACTCAAACCGGATTGGAAAATCAGCCAGGATTTGGTAGTGATCCTTTGACCATGCACCTGTCCAAAATGTCAAGAAACCAGCTAATTGACATCATATCCGAGCTGAAG GTACTAGCTACAGAAAACAAGGAACAAGCACGTCAACTACTACTTGTAACCCCATTGTTGCCTAAAGCAATCTTCCAG GcgcagttgatgctaggagttGTAACCCCACAAATG TTGCAAATGCCAAATATTCGTCAAGCTTCTTTTTCATCTGGACAAAGTCAGCAGTCAGGAGTCCAAACTCTTCCTAGCTTCCCTCCTCTTGTACAGAATAACCTGCATTCTGATTTGATGCTCAAGTCACAAGAAGGTGCAGTCCCTGCTGGACTTCCAAATCCACTGGTTCAAATAAATTATACTCTCCCCTCAACACAGCCTCGAGTTCAGCTTCCAATCTCAAGCCAGAGCAATTATCAGCAACAAGGTCCCGCACCAGTGTTACCTGGAGCATCAACAGTTATACCAGTTAACTCCCAGAATGTAATGAAGATGTCTGTAAGGCCACAGATACAGGTGGCACCTTCCCCTTATGCAAAACAGCAAGCGCAACCTTATTTGTTTCAACATCCAAGCCAGGCTGCGCCTGCAAAATTGGGGAATAATAATCAGTTGGTACTTCCTCAAGGACCCCGTGAGCCATTTTTG TCTAGCTCCTTGAACGTGGGCCGCAATCCAAATTACACAAGTGCAGAATATGATAGACCTCCCCAACTTCACAACAATTCGGATAGGGACAACTATCAGCATTTACCTCGAGGGTTATCGGAAAAGGCGACCATGATCTATGATGATCAAGATACAGTCCACCGTCCTTCAAAACTCTTAAAAATGAATGATGGAAGGTCTACCTCCGTTTCTGCAAATGTCAATATGTCGACTTCTGTAGCTGGGCCATCTCAAGTTTCTGGAATGAGCCATCCTAAAACAGAAGAAGCCTCGACTTCTGAAAAACAAACTTCTCAG CTACCCCCAGAGTTGGAGTCTGCCTTACTGCAACAAGTGTTAAGTCTGACACCAGAGCAGCTAAGTTCTTTGCCACCAGATCAACAGCAACAAGTCATTCAGCTCCAACAGATGCTGCGGCTTAGCTGA